In Erigeron canadensis isolate Cc75 chromosome 6, C_canadensis_v1, whole genome shotgun sequence, the following are encoded in one genomic region:
- the LOC122603187 gene encoding agamous-like MADS-box protein MADS2 isoform X2, with amino-acid sequence MGRGRVELKRIENKINRQVTFAKRRNGLLKKAYELSVLCDAEVALIIFSNRGKLYEFCSTSNMLKMLERYQNCTYGSMEIDRSSNNAEQNSYREYMKLKAKYESLQQYQRQIFGEDLEPLNIKELEQLERQLDSTLRQIRSIRTQSMLDRLSELQVKERMWLEANKALHNKLEEIYAENQAGPSWAADENCGSYEQHQHPQSQEFFQPIDCNPNLQIGYNTVGSGASTSGQNMNGIVPGWML; translated from the exons ATGGGGAGGGGAAGAGTAGAGTTGAAGAGGATAGAAAACAAGATAAACAGACAAGTAACTTTTGCTAAAAGAAGAAATGGGCTGTTGAAGAAAGCTTATGAGCTATCTGTTCTTTGTGATGCTGAAGTTGCTCTCATTATCTTCTCTAACCGTGGCAAGCTTTATGAGTTTTGCAGCACTTCCAA CATGCTCAAGATGCTTGAAAGGTACCAGAATTGCACTTACGGTTCAATGGAAATCGACAGATCAAGCAACAATGCTGAG caAAACAGCTACAGGGAGTACATGAAACTGAAAGCCAAATATGAGTCGCTACAACAGTACCAAAG ACAAATTTTCGGGGAGGATCTGGAACCACTGAATATCAAGGAACTTGAACAGCTAGAAAGACAACTAGACTCTACTCTGAGACAAATTCGGTCCATACGG ACACAATCAATGTTGGACCGACTTTCTGAACTTCAAGTTAAG GAAAGGATGTGGCTTGAGGCCAACAAAGCATTGCATAATAAG CTCGAGGAAATTTATGCAGAAAATCAGGCAGGACCATCATGGGCAGCAGATGAAAACTGTGGTTCGTATGAACAGCACCAGCATCCTCAATCTCAGGAGTTCTTTCAGCCAATAGATTGCAACCCCAATTTGCAAATCGG GTATAACACAGTTGGTTCAGGTGCTTCAACAAGTGGGCAGAATATGAATGGAATAGTCCCTGGATGGATGCTTTGA
- the LOC122603187 gene encoding agamous-like MADS-box protein MADS2 isoform X1, whose amino-acid sequence MGRGRVELKRIENKINRQVTFAKRRNGLLKKAYELSVLCDAEVALIIFSNRGKLYEFCSTSNMLKMLERYQNCTYGSMEIDRSSNNAEQNSYREYMKLKAKYESLQQYQRQIFGEDLEPLNIKELEQLERQLDSTLRQIRSIRTQSMLDRLSELQVKERMWLEANKALHNKQLEEIYAENQAGPSWAADENCGSYEQHQHPQSQEFFQPIDCNPNLQIGYNTVGSGASTSGQNMNGIVPGWML is encoded by the exons ATGGGGAGGGGAAGAGTAGAGTTGAAGAGGATAGAAAACAAGATAAACAGACAAGTAACTTTTGCTAAAAGAAGAAATGGGCTGTTGAAGAAAGCTTATGAGCTATCTGTTCTTTGTGATGCTGAAGTTGCTCTCATTATCTTCTCTAACCGTGGCAAGCTTTATGAGTTTTGCAGCACTTCCAA CATGCTCAAGATGCTTGAAAGGTACCAGAATTGCACTTACGGTTCAATGGAAATCGACAGATCAAGCAACAATGCTGAG caAAACAGCTACAGGGAGTACATGAAACTGAAAGCCAAATATGAGTCGCTACAACAGTACCAAAG ACAAATTTTCGGGGAGGATCTGGAACCACTGAATATCAAGGAACTTGAACAGCTAGAAAGACAACTAGACTCTACTCTGAGACAAATTCGGTCCATACGG ACACAATCAATGTTGGACCGACTTTCTGAACTTCAAGTTAAG GAAAGGATGTGGCTTGAGGCCAACAAAGCATTGCATAATAAG CAGCTCGAGGAAATTTATGCAGAAAATCAGGCAGGACCATCATGGGCAGCAGATGAAAACTGTGGTTCGTATGAACAGCACCAGCATCCTCAATCTCAGGAGTTCTTTCAGCCAATAGATTGCAACCCCAATTTGCAAATCGG GTATAACACAGTTGGTTCAGGTGCTTCAACAAGTGGGCAGAATATGAATGGAATAGTCCCTGGATGGATGCTTTGA